The following DNA comes from Lentibacillus sp. Marseille-P4043.
ACGGTAATTAGATATGTCCACTTTGACTCCTGGTCCCATTGTTGACGTTACGGACGCATTACGCATGTAAACACCTTTTGCAGCTTGTGGTTTTACTTTTACTAATTGTTCCGTAATAGCTACAAAGTTATCGACTAATTTTTCATTATCGAAAGAGATTTTTCCAACAGGTACATGGATGTTCGAAGACTTGTCTACACGATATTCCACCTTACCTGCTTTGATTTCTTTAACAGCTTTTTCTACTTCAAATGTTACTGTTCCGGTTTTAGGGTTAGGCATTAATCCTTTAGGTCCTAAAACACGACCAAGTTTACCAACCTCAGCCATCATGTCTGGGGTTGCTACGATTACATCAAATTCAAACCAACCTTGATTGATTTTATTGATTAATTCTTGGTCACCAACATAATCCGCTCCAGCTGCTTCCGCTTCCTTCGCTT
Coding sequences within:
- the rplA gene encoding 50S ribosomal protein L1, producing MAKKGKRYQEAAKLVDRSKAYEVEEAIALVKETAKAKFDETVEAAFRLGVDPKKADQQIRGAMVLPHGTGKTQRVLVFAKGDKAKEAEAAGADYVGDQELINKINQGWFEFDVIVATPDMMAEVGKLGRVLGPKGLMPNPKTGTVTFEVEKAVKEIKAGKVEYRVDKSSNIHVPVGKISFDNEKLVDNFVAITEQLVKVKPQAAKGVYMRNASVTSTMGPGVKVDISNYR